A section of the Castanea sativa cultivar Marrone di Chiusa Pesio chromosome 12, ASM4071231v1 genome encodes:
- the LOC142620891 gene encoding EPIDERMAL PATTERNING FACTOR-like protein 9: MANIKLSNLLLLLITLIMAAYVIQGSTNQQELPHPLRASHSSQPQRELNLQGGSERVMMRNSRRLMIGSTAPTCTYNECRGCKYRCRAEQVPVEGNDPVNSAYHYKCVCHK, from the exons atggccaACATTAAACTAAGCAACTTACTGTTGCTACTCATCACCTTAATCATGGCAGCATATGTTATTCAAG GTTCTACAAATCAACAAGAACTACCTCATCCTCTAAGGGCCTCTCATTCATCTCAACCACAAAGGGAACTAAATTTGCAG GGTGGCAGTGAAAGAGTGATGATGAGGAATTCAAGGAGATTGATGATAGGATCCACTGCACCAACATGTACATATAATGAATGTAGAGGGTGCAAGTACAGGTGCAGAGCCGAGCAAGTGCCTGTTGAAGGGAACGACCCAGTCAATAGCGCTTACCACTACAAATGTGTTTGCCATAAGTAA
- the LOC142619030 gene encoding asparagine--tRNA ligase, cytoplasmic 2 produces MATEQQHQLQQEQPQHEQQKQEEEAAAMLVAVTTCKYSNRVLLKTILKRDDGGVGLVGKRVLIGGWVKSSKEEIKDPVPPPPPPQAVDKESKVEISCVEIIQSRIPFFRSIINVLGGGNYHVREKLEKPAPRPPPPSIAFLQVSDGSCVATLQVHVASSIAPPCQLLPIGTCILVEGVLMQPSVPRKHVIELKVERILHIGTVEHDKYPLSKKKVPFEMLRDYSQFRPRTTTVASVVRISNALTFATHTFFQNHGFLYVQVPIITTTDCEGFSEKFQVTTLLGKADIKVKPNTRNDTDGVGPEVIKSAVKEKSKVIEELKRSESNKEALTVAVQDFHKTNELASQLEAREKSKPGTSLKADINFSEDFFARQTYLTVSGRLHLESHACALGNVYSVGPRFRADSTKRVAEMSMIDIEMAFSQLEDAMSCADDFFKFLCKWILDNCSEDLKFVSKRINKTCIAHLQSMISTTIEKISYADAVNSFKQVADNKFEKKLEWGDDLTADHLSYLAEEIYNKPVIIYNYPKEVKPFYARLNDDRKTVAAFDMVVPKAGTLISGSQNEERFDMLSSRIKELGLPREQYEWYLDLRRHGTVKHSGFSLGFDHMVLFATGLTDIRDVIPFPRSCGKANN; encoded by the exons ATGGCCACCGAACAACAACACCAACTACAACAAGAGCAGCCAcaacatgaacaacaaaaacaagaagaagaagctgcagCCATGCTGGTTGCAGTGACAACTTGCAAGTACTCCAACCGGGTCTTGTTGAAAACCATATTAAAGCGTGATGATGGTGGTGTGGGATTGGTTGGTAAGAGAGTTTTGATAGGGGGGTGGGTCAAGTCTTCTAAAGAGGAGATTAAAGACCCCGtgccaccgccaccaccaccacaagcTGTTGACAAAGAGTCTAAAGTCGAAATTAGCTGTGTCGAAATCATTCAGTCTCGGATACCATTTTTCCGGTCCATCATAAATGTTTTGGGTGGTGGAAATTACCACGTTCGTGAGAAGTTGGAGAAGCCGGCTCCTAGGCCACCGCCGCCTTCCATTGCCTTCTTGCAAGTTAGTGATGGTTCATGTGTTGCAACTCTTCAG GTTCATGTAGCCTCCAGTATAGCTCCTCCCTGCCAGCTCCTGCCTATTGGAACTTGTATATTGGTAGAAGGTGTATTGATGCAGCCATCGGTACCGAGAAAACATGTTATCGAGCTTAAAGTGGAGAGAATTCTTCATATAGGGACAGTGGAACATGATAAGTATccattatcaaagaaaaaagtacCATTTGAAATGTTAAGGGATTATTCCCAGTTTCGACCTCGGACAACCACA GTGGCATCTGTTGTGAGAATCAGTAATGCCCTGACTTTCGCGACTCACACATTCTTCCAAAACCATGGCTTCCTTTATGTGCAAGTGCCCATTATCACAACCACAGACTGTGAAGGATTTAGTGAAAAATTCCAGGTTACAACTCTTCTTGGAAAAGCAGATATAAAGGTGAAGCCAAATACCCGTAATGACACTGATGGTGTTGGCCCTGAAGTTATTAAGTCTGCTGTAAAGGAGAAAAGTAAGGTAATTGAAGAACTAAAGAGGAGTGAAAGCAATAAGGAAGCACTGACTGTTGCAGTTCAAGATTTTCATAAAACAAATGAACTAGCATCACAGTTAGAAGCAAGAGAAAAATCAAAACCTGGAACTTCACTAAAGGCTGATATTAACTTTTCAGAAGATTTCTTTGCCCGCCAAACTTACCTAACTGTTTCTGGTCGCCTACATCTGGAGAGCCATGCATGCGCCCTTGGAAATGTTTACTCAGTTGGACCCAGGTTTAGAGCAGATTCTACAAAACGTGTGGCAGAGATGTCAATGATTGACATTGAAATGGCTTTTTCACAGTTGGAG GATGCCATGAGCTGTGCGGATGACTTTTTCAAGTTCCTTTGCAAATGGATTTTGGACAACTGTTCTGaagatttgaaatttgtttcaaaACGAATTAACAAAACCTGCATTGCTCACCTTCAATCAATGATATCAACTACAATTGAAAAGATTTCCTACGCTGATGCAGTAAATTCTTTTAAACAG GTTGCggataataaatttgaaaagaaacttGAGTGGGGTGATGATCTTACAGCAGATCATCTAAG TTACTTGGCTGAGGAGATCTACAACAAGCCTGTAATAATATACAACTATCCAAAAGAAGTTAAGCCCTTTTATGCTCGCTTGAATGATGACAGAAAAACAGTTGCAGCATTTGATATGGTTGTACCAAAG GCTGGAACTTTAATTTCAGGTAGCCAAAATGAGGAGCGTTTTGATATGTTAAGTTCAAG AATAAAGGAATTGGGTTTGCCAAGAGAGCAGTATGAGTGGTACTTAGATCTTCGCAGGCATGGAACAGTCAAGCACTCTGGATTTAGTCTTGGGTTCGATCATATGGTTCTCTTTGCCACTGGGCTGACTGATATTAGAGATGTTATCCCTTTTCCTAGAAGCTGTGGCAAAGCCAACAACTAA